The Chryseobacterium aureum genome contains a region encoding:
- a CDS encoding metallophosphoesterase → MNLSFKTHLKNTSIVLRTVMSAGVLYSCATYNVQKGKNLFEVKDSEIKSDNDFKLFLIGDAGNSDEPQAQKTLNLLKSKLDSADSNSMLIFLGDNIYPNGMPKETDKEYASAKQKLENQLSITKNFKGKTLVIPGNHDWYNGLEGLNTQESFVKKYLDDKKAFLPKNGCPIDDINISKDIKLIAIDTEWVITNWDNHPGINKNCNIKTREVFFDEFKDLIIKNQGKKIIVALHHPIISSGTHAGFNSAKSHLFPFKSKVPVPVAASIVNILRSSSGASPEDINNQHYADLANRLKSIVQDKENIIFVSGHDHNLQYHEDGNLRQIISGAGSKTDPSTIVEKTDFSYGGSGFAVLNFRKDESTDVEYFSTKDAQLQKLTHISVISKPDVFINNFPNSFPATFSSTIYPVQLTEKRKFYRWLWGDHYRRYYGIPIEAPTANLSELNGGYIPFREGGGNQSNSLRLKSADGQEFVMRGVKKSAIRFLNNMAFQKSTLGEELADTFPEKFLLDFYTTNHPFTPFTIGNMSEKLNIFHSNPKLYYIPKQQALGRYNEDYGDEMYMIEERFSSDPKTLAYLDHAKDIVSTDDVLKNLSKSNKYSVDRASYIRARLFDMLIGDWDRHSDQWKWAEYEAGDKVVYKPIPKDRDQAFSKYDGAAFKIIMNVPAIRHMKTFTEEISSVKWLAMEPYPMDLVFLKGADQSEWEAQAKYIQEHLTDADIDDAFHNLPKEVQDETIAEIQRKLKARKTKLVSYASQYYDVLQRKVPLAGTVNPDKFVITKNGHSVLVQQYKLGKDKDKNELVFEKTYHDSKTKELWIYGLEDDDTYVVTGSGNPKMTIRLIGGYNHDTYNVADGRKVKIYDFKSQKNTYNSGNATRNITDDYDINSYNYKHPKYNSVAGYPNLDYNPDDGVIVGVLANYTVNNFIRDPFTQKHSLKANFYTATAGFSLTYKGIFKKAISGWDFNLDAFYTTPRFSQNFFGLSNESEYDKENTEREYNRARISKFNFAPSLYKKSWMNLSHQFQLTFEDNKVQRKADRFINQSPDVRPGVFNSQQFVGANYTFGYKNADNAAFPTLGLEFMLNADWKATLSDFNKNFVTVKGKLAVDHRIDKKGKFVFANSSNVMWMNNNNFEFYQAAAIGGNNGMRAFRNDRFAGRSYFTNNSEIRWDFGRIRNNIAPANMGILIGYDIGRVWNDTENSRKWHQSAGAGLWLSIVEMMSARLNYFYGSDGGRLSAGIGMKF, encoded by the coding sequence ATGAATTTATCCTTTAAAACTCATCTAAAAAATACTTCTATTGTTCTTCGGACAGTAATGTCCGCAGGAGTGCTTTATTCCTGTGCTACCTATAACGTACAAAAGGGCAAAAACTTATTTGAAGTAAAAGATTCCGAAATAAAATCTGACAATGATTTTAAACTCTTCCTGATTGGAGATGCAGGAAACTCAGATGAACCTCAGGCACAGAAAACACTGAATTTACTGAAAAGTAAACTGGATTCTGCCGACAGTAATTCTATGCTGATCTTCCTAGGAGATAATATCTATCCGAACGGTATGCCCAAAGAAACAGATAAAGAGTATGCTTCAGCTAAACAAAAACTGGAGAATCAGCTTTCTATAACGAAGAATTTTAAAGGTAAAACATTGGTCATCCCCGGGAATCACGACTGGTACAACGGGCTGGAAGGATTAAACACCCAGGAAAGTTTCGTAAAAAAATATCTTGACGATAAAAAGGCATTCCTGCCTAAAAACGGATGTCCTATTGACGATATCAACATCTCTAAAGATATTAAACTTATTGCCATTGATACGGAATGGGTAATTACGAACTGGGACAATCATCCGGGAATTAACAAGAACTGCAACATTAAAACCCGTGAAGTCTTTTTTGATGAATTCAAAGATCTCATTATCAAAAATCAGGGTAAAAAAATCATTGTTGCCCTGCACCACCCTATTATCAGCAGTGGAACCCATGCAGGTTTCAATTCAGCAAAGTCACATCTTTTCCCTTTTAAAAGTAAGGTTCCTGTACCTGTAGCAGCAAGTATTGTCAATATATTAAGGAGCTCCTCAGGAGCAAGCCCGGAAGATATCAATAACCAGCATTATGCAGATCTGGCCAATAGACTGAAAAGTATTGTTCAGGACAAAGAAAATATTATTTTCGTTTCCGGACATGATCATAATCTGCAGTATCATGAAGATGGAAATTTAAGACAGATCATCAGCGGTGCAGGTTCCAAAACAGATCCGTCTACCATTGTGGAGAAAACAGACTTTTCCTACGGAGGCAGCGGTTTTGCGGTTTTAAATTTCAGAAAAGATGAAAGTACTGATGTGGAGTACTTTTCTACGAAAGATGCCCAGCTTCAGAAACTGACTCATATTTCTGTAATTTCCAAACCGGATGTCTTCATCAACAATTTTCCGAATTCTTTTCCGGCAACATTTTCCTCAACCATCTATCCGGTACAGCTTACCGAAAAAAGAAAATTTTACAGATGGCTATGGGGAGACCACTACAGAAGATACTACGGAATACCGATTGAAGCTCCTACAGCCAACCTTTCAGAACTGAATGGCGGATATATTCCTTTCCGGGAGGGCGGCGGAAACCAGTCTAACAGCTTACGACTGAAATCTGCAGACGGACAGGAATTTGTAATGCGCGGTGTGAAAAAAAGTGCGATCCGTTTTCTTAATAATATGGCTTTCCAGAAAAGCACATTAGGAGAAGAACTTGCAGATACTTTCCCTGAAAAATTCCTGCTGGACTTTTATACGACCAACCACCCGTTTACCCCATTCACCATCGGAAATATGTCAGAAAAACTGAATATTTTCCACAGCAATCCAAAACTGTATTATATTCCCAAGCAACAGGCTTTAGGAAGATATAATGAAGATTACGGGGATGAGATGTACATGATAGAAGAACGTTTTTCTTCAGACCCGAAAACATTAGCTTATCTCGATCATGCAAAAGATATTGTTTCTACCGATGATGTACTAAAGAATCTCAGCAAAAGCAATAAATATTCTGTTGACAGAGCTTCCTACATCAGAGCAAGATTATTTGACATGCTTATCGGTGACTGGGACAGGCACTCAGATCAGTGGAAATGGGCAGAATATGAAGCAGGTGATAAAGTAGTCTACAAACCTATTCCTAAAGACAGGGATCAGGCATTCAGTAAATATGACGGTGCAGCATTTAAAATTATTATGAATGTTCCGGCCATTCGTCATATGAAAACCTTCACAGAAGAAATAAGCAGCGTAAAGTGGCTTGCCATGGAACCTTACCCGATGGACCTTGTTTTCTTAAAAGGGGCAGACCAGAGTGAATGGGAAGCACAGGCAAAATATATTCAGGAACATTTAACTGATGCAGATATTGATGATGCCTTCCATAACCTTCCGAAGGAGGTACAGGACGAAACCATTGCAGAAATTCAGAGGAAACTGAAAGCAAGAAAAACAAAACTGGTGAGCTATGCCAGCCAGTATTATGATGTTCTTCAGAGAAAAGTACCTTTAGCAGGAACTGTGAATCCCGATAAATTCGTGATTACGAAAAACGGGCATTCCGTACTGGTACAGCAATATAAGCTGGGCAAGGATAAAGATAAAAATGAACTGGTTTTTGAAAAAACCTACCATGACTCGAAAACGAAAGAACTCTGGATCTACGGTTTGGAAGATGATGATACCTATGTAGTAACCGGAAGCGGAAATCCTAAGATGACCATCAGGCTGATTGGTGGATACAACCATGATACCTACAATGTTGCAGATGGCAGAAAAGTGAAGATTTATGATTTTAAATCTCAGAAAAACACGTATAATTCCGGAAACGCAACCCGAAATATTACGGACGATTATGATATCAACAGCTACAATTACAAGCATCCGAAATACAACTCCGTTGCAGGCTATCCCAATCTGGACTACAACCCGGATGATGGGGTCATCGTAGGCGTTCTGGCCAATTATACAGTGAATAATTTTATCCGTGATCCTTTCACCCAAAAGCACAGCTTAAAGGCTAATTTTTACACAGCTACAGCAGGATTCAGTCTTACCTACAAAGGAATATTTAAAAAGGCGATCTCAGGATGGGATTTCAATCTTGATGCATTTTATACCACTCCAAGATTCTCCCAAAACTTCTTTGGCCTTTCCAACGAAAGTGAGTATGACAAGGAAAATACGGAAAGAGAATACAACAGAGCCCGAATCTCCAAGTTCAATTTTGCGCCTTCCCTTTATAAGAAAAGCTGGATGAACCTCAGCCACCAGTTTCAGTTAACTTTTGAAGATAATAAAGTACAGCGAAAAGCTGACCGTTTTATCAATCAGTCTCCGGATGTAAGACCGGGTGTATTTAACAGCCAGCAGTTTGTAGGAGCCAATTATACATTCGGCTATAAAAATGCCGATAACGCAGCCTTCCCAACTCTTGGCCTTGAATTTATGCTTAATGCAGACTGGAAAGCTACCCTTTCTGATTTTAACAAAAACTTCGTGACCGTAAAAGGAAAATTAGCCGTTGACCACAGAATTGACAAGAAAGGGAAATTTGTATTTGCCAATTCCAGTAACGTGATGTGGATGAACAATAATAATTTCGAATTCTATCAGGCCGCAGCTATTGGAGGGAACAACGGCATGAGAGCGTTCAGAAATGATAGATTTGCCGGAAGGTCCTATTTTACCAATAACTCGGAAATCCGATGGGATTTCGGAAGGATAAGAAATAATATTGCTCCTGCCAACATGGGGATTCTTATTGGATATGATATCGGCCGTGTATGGAATGACACTGAAAATTCGAGAAAATGGCATCAGTCTGCCGGTGCCGGGCTATGGCTGAGCATTGTAGAAATGATGTCTGCAAGGCTGAATTATTTCTATGGTTCAGATGGAGGAAGACTTTCTGCCGGAATAGGCATGAAGTTCTAA